AGGCATTCAGGTTTTTTAGGAAACTTGTCAAACTGGAAACTGTAGTCATACGCACCTGGTTTAACTTTGAACGGCTTTGAAGATCCATCAAGAGCATTCCATACATTATCTGGAGGGAAAACTCTCTGTTCAAACTTTAACAAAGTATGGAAGGACCTATTATCTTGCCCAGGTATCATCATACCGTTCTGCTGAAACATATATTCTTGGTCAATCTTTGTCAAAGTCTCTGAGAACCCCTTCAATATGACggtaatttttcttatcgACAGTggtttttttaattgaaGATTAACCACTCCTGACATTTGATCATTAGAGCTGTAAAAATCCCCATTATATGGTGGGTTTAGAGACACTTTGACTTTCGGAGCCATGGTTTAACAAACGGTTTAGTTATTAAACTTctttgattcaaaaacGAATCACCGATATAGATACTCACGGGGTATTCACTGACTATAAGCTGTTTGTTTCGCTTTGTGTTAGCTACCTTTTCCCCCCCAATTTATTTAGCTATATTCAGATGGATCCGATTGCTCCAGTTCATGAAGTGGCGGTGCTACAGAGGCTGTAGAATTCAAGCGTATTTGTCTCTTATGCATTTTTTGTGAAAAGGGAGGGCATCTTCCCCAAGGACCCTCTTTCCTACGCCCGCATTGTGTGTGCCAAGAATTTTTTACGGTAGATGATGAGAGCTATCACTATTCACTTAGCTCGCACATTACAGGTAAACCGAGCTAGAATAAGGGATCGTAGGATTCAATAAGTTCTCtctaataataaaaattaCACTGTGGCTTGAAATAGTTGTGGGCTTCCAGAATGAGAGGCTTCGAATGTGCAAGGCGTAACAAGAAGACGCTGCATCAAGTTTTAAAGCAGAAATTGCATAGATGTTCTACACAGCAGTGTTCTCTCTCCCTGTAAGGCGATACAAAGGTACTGTTATTCTTATTGTTCGTTTCGTATTTTACgcattttttcttgccttgaaatattttttcagaagtAGATTTTCATTACGAGTTATTTGATTCGCCTtctaaaaatttaaaagagGCTAGTGAAATAAAGGTATAAACTTGCAGGTAAAGCCACGATAAGTAGCTTGCTTTGATATTCCTTATTCAGATAAACTTTAAGAtaaccaagaaaaagaatgcAGGTCACTTTCAAAAGGCTTTACCATCCCACTCTTGCTCGGATGTCCTTCTTGAGTAAATTCCTCAAgccaatgatgaaaacagCTTCCCCAAAGGACTACCAGGTAAAGCAATTGATTAAACCCGTAGGTTTGACAGAGGCGCCAAAGCGTAATGTGAAATATTCGCAGGGAAACTCGCTGAAGGATATGTTCGATTCGCAAAAGACTAACCACAGAGTGGAAGAATTGAGCGCTGAATTCAGCAAGTCCGGGCTTTACGAAGTACAAGTCTTCCAGAAGACTAAGGGGAAAATGTTCTTGGCCCCGATTTCATACTGGAAGGACACTAAGGCTTTATATTTTCCTCATCTAGTTGGTACTTCCGTGGATGGTACGAAAGACCAAAATATTGAGGATCTTCTGAGGGGTAAAACCAGTATCGTGAGATTATTCAGCACAGCTGCTGGTGATAAGTTGAGTGGTTCTTATTTCCAAGAAGCAACCAGCGATAACAAAACCACTGACTATTTGATGGATGCTGATGCTCGTTTGGGTCTAAACAATCATAATGTGCAAATCATCGAAGTGAACCTCATAGAGAATGCTGTGAAAAGCGCCCTTGTAAAAACACTTGCTCGTTGGACTAATCGTATTCCAAACTGGCGTCAGCCGTTTTATTTCGAGTGCTCCAGAGCTCAATGGCCATTTCACATCAGAGAAGAACTCTTCTGCAATAATGTCTTTTCTGGCTACGTCTTTTTGGTGGACCAACACCTGAAAGTTAGATGGGCAGCCTGTGGGGAGGCCACTCCATCCGAAAAGGAAGCGTTGTGGAAGTTTGCTAAAATCCTCTAAATCTGACACCCTGTGCGGCGGCAAATAGGGGATGGGCGGCTATTTGTTGATCGTGTTTCATTCATTttaacttcaaaaacaagaagaggaaaaaaagtcaGAAAAGAcagaggaaaaagaagaggagaaCAGCTCTACTGTCTATTGTTGGTACCACTGAAGAATACATTATAATGTCGgattccatttttgaaCAGCCTTTCGTGTACTGTGGCGTTTGCCATAGAAGAACTTCTCATGGAGACCCATTGAGATTGACTTCATGTGCTCATATTCTTTGCTCGCAGCATTCGCCGGTGACGTCGAAAGTGTGTC
This DNA window, taken from Saccharomyces eubayanus strain FM1318 chromosome XII, whole genome shotgun sequence, encodes the following:
- the ATP10 gene encoding Atp10p — protein: MQVTFKRLYHPTLARMSFLSKFLKPMMKTASPKDYQVKQLIKPVGLTEAPKRNVKYSQGNSLKDMFDSQKTNHRVEELSAEFSKSGLYEVQVFQKTKGKMFLAPISYWKDTKALYFPHLVGTSVDGTKDQNIEDLLRGKTSIVRLFSTAAGDKLSGSYFQEATSDNKTTDYLMDADARLGLNNHNVQIIEVNLIENAVKSALVKTLARWTNRIPNWRQPFYFECSRAQWPFHIREELFCNNVFSGYVFLVDQHLKVRWAACGEATPSEKEALWKFAKIL